A region from the Dermacentor andersoni chromosome 11, qqDerAnde1_hic_scaffold, whole genome shotgun sequence genome encodes:
- the LOC126539596 gene encoding uncharacterized protein encodes MLSAGNSVSAPGRGSSTPFSNEDASYKVVLPRLPTGNDVLNSVFLHADLSGRPYRAPDFRDALLEVVNTSDIVGVGQYQMSHVWMVTCASSAAKQTLVACGELRVKGLKCMVIDPETKNIKFKLLWLPPHLEPRRVEEAFQSYGQVKSVEREVWRCTGMEQWVTTNREVSLVLKDTITVSSIPHIMSIYGHQCLVLIPGRPPLCLRCKRVGHVRRQCRTPRCLQCRRFGHSADACVSTYANKLRSGQYNADEPQLDHLMDSTEVVDATGETTGGIRDEDQESLKPTPSSHNSPSNTSEATGEDDSVCPPGLASLKEKPPDDKEEEEEAMDIGQTRKRPAPFNDEVTASALQAPEKVSPIAQRPTSPGNNVPRRFYQRSQESATKKSKGSKTTDLPVAKGDETQKL; translated from the coding sequence ATGCTCTCTGCTGGAAACAGCGTATCGGCCCCAGGCCGAGGATCGTCGACCCCGTTTTCGAACGAAGATGCAAGTTACAAAGTTGTCCTCCCGCGTCTACCAACCGGTAACGACGTTTTGAATTCTGTCTTCCTTCATGCGGACTTGAGTGGCAGACCATACCGTGCTCCTGACTTCCGAGACGCTCTGCTTGAGGTAGTGAATACTTCAGATATTGTAGGTGTCGGACAGTATCAAATGAGCCATGTATGGATGGTTACTTGCGCTAGTAGTGCGGCAAAACAAACTCTCGTCGCTTGTGGTGAGCTCCGTGTCAAAGGGCTGAAGTGCATGGTGATAGATCCGGAGACTAAAAACATCAAGTTTAAATTACTATGGCTTCCACCTCACCTTGAACCACGACGCGTTGAAGAGGCGTTCCAGAGCTATGGTCAGGTGAAGTCGGTGGAGAGAGAAGTATGGAGGTGCACTGGTATGGAACAGTGGGTGACAACAAACCGGGAGGTTTCCTTGGTGCTCAAGGACACTATCACCGTAAGCTCAATACCGCACATTATGTCCATTTATGGACACCAGTGCCTCGTACTTATCCCCGGTAGGCCTCCGCTGTGCCTTCGTTGCAAGCGTGTGGGACACGTTCGTCGACAATGCAGAACACCGAGATGCTTACAGTGCCGCCGATTTGGTCACTCAGCGGACGCCTGCGTGTCCACATACGCCAATAAGCTTCGTTCTGGGCAATATAACGCAGACGAGCCACAACTGGACCATCTCATGGATTCTACAGAGGTAGTAGATGCCACCGGAGAGACTACAGGTGGCATTAGGGACGAAGACCAGGAGTCCTTGAAGCCAACGCCAAGCAGTCACAACAGCCCAAGTAATACTAGCGAGGCTACAGGCGAGGATGACTCAGTTTGCCCACCTGGCCTagcaagccttaaagaaaagccccctgatgacaaggaagaagaggaagaggcgatggacataGGTCAGACACGGAAACGTCCGGCACCATTCAACGACGAAGTAACAGCAAGTGCACTACAAGCGCCCGAGAAAGTGTCTCCTATTGCTCAGCGACCTACCTCTCCTGGTAATAATGTGCCGCGCCGGTTTTATCAGCGTAGTCAGGAGAGTGCCACAAAGAAGTCCAAAGGGAGCAAGACCACAGATTTACCTGTGGCCAAGGGCGATGAAACACAAAAGCTTTAG